The DNA sequence tactttaggaggcacactttctgcttcctccttctagcctccatcttggaattccttccCTTAGACATTCTTGTGCACTCTGCCTGACATACCCCATGCCCACAAAGGCTCAGCTGAAAGGCTGCCTCACCCACTGAATCCtcagctcccctccccccactgacAATGAAACTGAAACAGTCGAGTGGCTCAGTGTTTCTCAACCATGCCTACACTAgggacttctttttaaaatgtccatGTCTAGGCTCAAAGTAGAATCTTTCCTGTGTGACTCATACACTCAGACAGGGTTGAGAACTCTGGAAACAGACTCCTGCAACTCCAAGGTTCCAAGACTATAAGTTACGCAAAGCTTCTGTCTGTGTGGAATGGGTCAGAGATACAAGGCCTCTGCAAGCCCTGCCTGGCATCCATGATGCCCAAGTCCTCTGCCCCACTGGAGGGACCTCTCTGGAGCAACCCCCTCAGGTCTGGGATTAAAGGATGCCTGGGAGCTGCCTCCCTCTGGACTGGTCTGAGGATTGAGGGTTTCAAGACCCTCTATGTGTGCCTCGGGTAAAGAATTTTGTGTGTAACTTAATGCTGAGAACTGGGGCTGGGACTTACAGACTGAACAGTCCCAAGTCCCACTCATATAGTATACCCATCATGTAGGAGGTGCTCAGGACACCCACACACCCACTCAGGAACCTTGCTAACCTGCACACACTGTCCACAGCATTCTGGCTTGTGTTCAAAATGAAGGACATTGGTTGGGAAAAGAACTGCAGAATCCACATGTGATCCAAAGGCAGGGCAGCCAGGAGGCAGCTTATGCAAGCTTGTCACTGCTAAGAGTCAGTTGCAGGAAGAAATCAGGGGATTCCTGGAGCAGGACAGAAGAAACATCAGATTCCAGGACAGGCCAGGGCCATCTAGCTGCCAACAAAGGTGCTATTCACATGAGCTGTCTTTCTGTTGTAGACTGTGACAAATACCTTCCGGACATCCAACATCCAGGTCCAGAGCCAGGACCAGAGGCTGCTGACGCTATCGCTGGACAAAGATACCCGGCGTACTTTCAGGGATGTGGTTAGGTAAGCAGGGCCTGCGCCCCTCGGGCTCCAGGCTCCAGTGATAAACCTGAGCCCAGAGTACTTTATCAGAGGCCAGGCACAGCCTGAAGTCAGGCAGGTGTCCCTGGTGGGCATGGCTTAGGCCACTGGCTTATGACTAGAATCCAGGAAGAGGAAGCAAATGGAAAGCTGGCACCAGGAAGAGGTTGAGATTCTTAAGAGCACTCTCAGCCTGCAGCCCTCCTGCCAAACCCCTCTGCTGCCACCAGCCCTCCCACACAGCTACCCTTCTGGGTCATCTGTGCCCAGTTCATGTGACCCTTTCAGGTTTCCCCAGGGGAGGGGTACTTGAGTAAGAAAGGCAGACACAGAGACAACCTGATCCAGGCATCTCCTCCTTCCCAGAGTCCCAGGCTTATCACCTTCTTTCTCCTGACTTTTCTTCTTCTGCATGGCTCCCTCCTCTATACCTTAACACAATGAGTCTACCTTTTAAATTTGCTTGTCCCCTGAGCTGGTCTCTTGCCCACCACAGATTTGAGGTTGATGCCTGCCCAGAGCCATGTGCTGGGGCCCAGAAGTCCAAGACGTCATGGCTCAATTCACATGGgcaaaaggaaatggaaagaacCAAAGCCAAGCCCAAACCTCTTCTGATGCCCATCAACACATTCTCGGGCCTCATCCAGTGAGCCTGCTACCAGGACAGGGGACGATCTGGGTCCAGAGGCAGCAAGCTCAAGAGGAAGGAAACACTACCCCTAACTCCCAACACTCACACCAACAGCCAGAATGAAGGCCTGGCTCCACTGGATGGCTCTTTGACCAGGGGCCAGTGGGCACCTGCGAGCCCAGGTGCGAGGGCACATGATGAAGAAGATCCCACACCAAGGCTGGGGATTACCAGGCAGAGCTAGGATGAACGGGagcaggcacataccaccagcTTCTCACATGAGTGTCCACACTTGAATTTATCTTCATCTCCCACCTCTCCCATGTCTTGGCCCATGCAAGCTCCTCACTCAGCCCCcatcaggggctggcagagtggctcaaacagaagagtgcctgcctagcaagcatgaggctgctGTCTTGGCCAGTGCGCTACAATGGAGGGGAAGGTAGAAAAAGGTAAAGACTACCGCACCTGCTCCTTCCTGAGTCTGTTCCCCTTCCTGTTCTCAGGCCACTGCTCACCCCATCACCCCACCCACACCGAAGCAGGTGTCTCTCAGTGGAGAGGAGAATGTCAGAGTTAATAAATGCACACTAAAGTGTTACTGCTTTTGTCTAACATCAAgcaatatttgtattttcatagaaATCAGAGGGCATGACTTAACAGAAGCCACTTAAACCAGGTTATAGTTTTGTGAAATATTACCTGCTGTGTtgtctccttcccccttcctcttctccttctcatgAACTTAGGGACTCTCCTGATCAGCACTGTCCCCAAACAGAGGTGGGAATGCAGGGTAGTTTCCAGAGCAGCCAGAGATTAAAGACAAACCTTACATCCAGGTATAAAATAGGAAAGATCAATGACACAGCACCAGTGTCCCCAACTGCATGAGGAGGAATGGGTTGGGGTGGGGAGTAAGAGAGGAACACAAAATCTTGGGCTTGAGCCCATGCCTATCACCTGGACAAAGTCCAGGGTGAAGATGGAGGTGGTAGAAGAATCTCTTTGAAGTTTGGGGATCCAAGAGTAGAAAGGTAGGCTCTTGACTTTGGCCTCAATGTCCTGAGAGTGGAGCCAAGTACCAAGGCACATTCTCAAAGTGAAAGAAGGATATAAGAAGGGCTGCCTGGGTTTCTTGAATAGATAGCCTAGCCTTCGAGAAAGTCTCTGCATCTCCATGGGGCATGGGAAGCAGGCAAAGGTTTTCACAGGTAATCTGGAAGAAGATGAGCCCAGGGAATCTCAAAAAGTAAAAGGGTATAGCTGTGGGCAGCAGCTTGGAGCTCAGCACCCAAAGGCCAGATGTAGACATGGGCACCAGAGAGACAGCAGCTGGTGAAGTCCCAGTGCAAACCAGCCCATGACAGGTCAAAACCAAGATAGAGATGGATGCTAAGTCCTCCACTGCCCTGACTGCTGCAGGACCTGGACAGGGGAGGGACTAGAGACAGTCCTCAGTGCGGCTGAGGCATCCTGAAATCTGAAATGACTACCAGTACCATTTGAGCTCATCTGAAGGTGGCTGGATTTTCTTTTCGCTGTGTTGGGGAGATGTTAACTGTTTCATATCCATTCGAGCGTTCACAATCATTAGGTCTTTAAGTAAACATTTGCAGAGTTTACCAACTGTTAAGTTTAGGTCAGGGCACTGGCCTCCTCTCCAGCTATCTCTCTACCAGCTTACAGTAGAAGCAAATCTTAAACCAAATTCTGCTACATACGCAGACAGGTGAGCAAGTGACCTTGCTCCATACCAAATGCACAGACAAATTAGGTGGTCTCTAAAAACATGTATTAAAAGTTTACTGAATCGAGGctagggctgtagctcagtggcagagtgcttgcccagcacatgcaaggccctgggtttgatttaaaaaaacaagagagagagagttttccAAATCAGTGTTTGAACACTGACCATTCCGGCATGAAGTCTATGGCACTCTTCCAAAGGGCTTGGACTGCTAGACTGTCTAGATTCTCATACCCTGTTCAAGCGAAAGAGGAAATGCCTCTGGGAGGAGAAACTGTCTCCAGTTCACATGACTTAGACACCACTAAATTCACCTGTAAAACCAATTATGCTGGTCAATGAAGTCACTTCTCTTGACTTAAAATTGTTAAGAGTGCTTGCATTAGTTGCCTCTGGAGTGTGGCTTCTGATTAAATGCTAGCTCAGCACCTCTGAACTGTGTACCCCCAAATAGGGCAGGTGACCACCCTTAGGTGTAAATTAAAACTATCCAGTACAGTTCATACTTTGGGGGGACAGTGAGGGGCTACCAGAATGAAATCTGGATATCCTCAGTTATCAGTCCTTTTGGGAAATTGTCCttggcttaaaaataaaaagagtcacCAAATTCACACCTCTTCCAGGGGCAGCTTGCATACAATGAAACAGTCTTAGAACAAAACTACCTGCCTTCCTGTAGCTTTGGATTCTGATGGAAACACGATAAACAAAGTAAATACAAGAAATATAAACCATGGTGCACTTGATTGTTGTGGAGTGGTAAGGAACTGCAATTTCACCTAGGGTGAATTTCACAAGGGATGACCTCCTTGCGGGGTCATTGATCAGGAGACCTTTCAGTAAAGGCCAGAAGATGAGGTAGGGAACGTGATGGATATCGCTCATTCCGTTCTCTCTCTTACCACCTCCACCCCATCTTGGCCTTGACAGTTTTTCTTGCCTGGAGCAGTCCAGAGATTTAGCCCTGGCTTCTGGGAGCCACGGGGCGGCCAGGGGTCGGACGGAGCCTGTGGCCTAGCTCCGATCGCACCCCGCAAGACCACAGGAAGCTCCCCTCCTGCACCTGGGCACGTCGGGGCGGGTGGGGCCGCAGAGGCCACAGGACGTGGCAGGTGCAATTAGCAGGTGCGCCGGCCCCGCCCTCGCCGCGCCGGCCCCTCGGGGCGGGGCCACTTCCGGGCCGGTGGGGGCGGGGCGGCCGTTGACCCGGTGACCGCGCCGCCGCCGTGGGCCACAGGCGCTGTCGGCCTGGGTCTGAGCCGGGGTCCCCCGCACCTCCTTCCCGGGGACATGGAGCCGCGCCCTCTCCAGCCGCCGCCGCGCCCGCCCTGCGCTCTGCTCCGCCGTCCACCGGCCCGGATCTGACCGAGCCTGGCAGCCATGAGCGCCAACCCCCAGTGGGACATCAGCAGGGCGCTGGGGGTGGCCAGGCTCTTCCACCTGGTATGCGGGGTCCGGGACGCCTGCGTGACCCCGTTCCTGACCCTCTACCTGAGGCAGCTGGGCTTGGCTGCGCCCTGGGTGGGCATCCTCATGGGAGCCAAACACCTGGTCACCGCCAGCTGGGCTCCCTTCTGTGCCTTCCTGGCCAAAAGCCACCAGAAAAGGAGAGTGCTTGTGATAGGTTTGCTGCTGGGCTCGGCGGGAGCCAGCCTCCTGATGGTGCTGGTTCCACCGCTGGACAGAGATCTGATGTCCCGCTCTTGTAATGCCAGCAGAAGGGTGACCACCACACTCCAGCCACCGGGGTTCACACTAACTGTGACCATCACCTCCGTCCAGGAGTGGACTTCAAAGCACCCAGTAGGGGCGCCCAGCCTCCCAGCCAGGAGAACTGGAGCTGGGGAAGCCTCCGGCTTCAAAAATGGACCCAGTGAAAGTGATCTAGAAATTCTCAGTGGTCTACAGGGCTACTTAGTGGGTGCCATGGAAGGAGCCAGGACCACGTCCCAAGTTCTTTATCCTATCACTTCAGGGACAAAAGATAATTCCTGGGAAAGTGCTTTCAAAGTGGTCGATGCTGCCCTTGCGCTGTTTTCCGGAGACACGGTGCCAGCAAGTCCAGTCAACCTGTCAGTGGCCAAGGAAGAAGGCCAGCCCCTTGACCTCTCCTTGGAAGGGTTGCGATGGACTTTCATCCTCTCCCTGGGCTTCATGGTGTTCTGGGAGCTGCTGACGGCCCCTTTGGAGCAGGTGGCAGATGACAGCCTGTATGAATACCTGGATTTTGTGGACGCCACTGATGGGTACAGAAACTTGTGGATCTGGAGGCTGCTGGGCATGTCTGCAGGCGTGTGTGGCGTCACGGCCCTGGTGGGGCAGCTCGACTGCTTCCTGATGACAAATGGCCCTCAGGGTGTGATGCATTTCTACAGCTATGCGCTGGTCAGCATCCTGGCCTCACTGGTGAGCATTGCCTTTCCTGTTCCCA is a window from the Castor canadensis chromosome 11, mCasCan1.hap1v2, whole genome shotgun sequence genome containing:
- the Mfsd6l gene encoding major facilitator superfamily domain-containing protein 6-like → MSANPQWDISRALGVARLFHLVCGVRDACVTPFLTLYLRQLGLAAPWVGILMGAKHLVTASWAPFCAFLAKSHQKRRVLVIGLLLGSAGASLLMVLVPPLDRDLMSRSCNASRRVTTTLQPPGFTLTVTITSVQEWTSKHPVGAPSLPARRTGAGEASGFKNGPSESDLEILSGLQGYLVGAMEGARTTSQVLYPITSGTKDNSWESAFKVVDAALALFSGDTVPASPVNLSVAKEEGQPLDLSLEGLRWTFILSLGFMVFWELLTAPLEQVADDSLYEYLDFVDATDGYRNLWIWRLLGMSAGVCGVTALVGQLDCFLMTNGPQGVMHFYSYALVSILASLVSIAFPVPIYQRQELSYKTIKALSLVGGDPHLVLLAFTVFLIGAIASTVQNFLFWHMKDHGSSELVMGFSVALSLLGELLLHPFKTVLLRKLSRVGAVGLGLSCLAGQLLYYSFLWSWWSALPVQILGAISSGVLWWAMAASIEDLATPGTERSLSAMFQSHFYRGGCSIGSFVGGFVVMRFSLAVLYQASCVVLLLWLVLFLSVHPRLPKKRKINYSKLLAVEGSDTSDSEQGSERDWLVKAMKEEHSEWKG